CGCGGACTTCGCCGCCTATTCGACCAGCAAGTTCGGCGTCACCGGCTTCACCGAGGCGATGCGCCAGGAAGGCGGCAAGGCCGGCATCCGCGTCTCGATCATCGAGCCGGGCGCTACCGCTACCGAGATCGCCGAGAGCCTGACCGACCCCAAGTGGCGCGAGGCGATCCACCAGCACACGCACAAGGACGGCGCGATGGAAGTGGCGGACATCGTCGATGCCATCATGCTCGTCGTCCAGCTGCCGCGCCGCGCCAACGTCACCCGCATTCTCATCCAGCCGACGATCGACGTCGCGCCCATGCCCTAAGCCAGAGGTATCATGTCCCAGTCTCTCTCCGGAAAAGTCGCGCTCGTCACCGGCGCATCCTCGGGCATCGGCGCAGGCGCCGCGCTGGAGCTGGCCAAGGCCGGTGCTACGGTCGCGTTGTCCGCCCGCCGGGCTGAACGGCTGGCCGAACTCGTCGCGCAGATCGAAGCGCTCGGCGGCAAGGCTCTGGCTCTCCCCGGCGACGCGACGGTCGAGGCCGAGGCGGTCAAGGCGGTCGATGATACCGTCGCCGCGTTCGGCCGGATCGATATCCTGATCAATTCCGCCGGCGTCATGCAGGCCGGCGGCATCCAGGGCGTCGACATCGCCGAATACCGCCGCGTCTTCGACATCAACGTCTTCGCCACGCTCTATTCATGGTCGGCGGCGGTGCCGCATATGCTGAAGCAGGGCGGCGGCGACATCATCAACATCACCTCGCTCGCGGGGCGCAAGGGCGGGCCCGAGACCAACGCCTACTCCGCCAGCAAGCACGCGGCCAATTCGATGACCGACGCCATGCGGCAGGAGCTTGGCGGCAAGAACATCCGCGTCGCCTATCTGATGCCCGGCGCGACGAGCACCGAAGTGGCCAGCGGCATTTC
The window above is part of the Novosphingobium sp. G106 genome. Proteins encoded here:
- a CDS encoding SDR family oxidoreductase; the protein is MSQSLSGKVALVTGASSGIGAGAALELAKAGATVALSARRAERLAELVAQIEALGGKALALPGDATVEAEAVKAVDDTVAAFGRIDILINSAGVMQAGGIQGVDIAEYRRVFDINVFATLYSWSAAVPHMLKQGGGDIINITSLAGRKGGPETNAYSASKHAANSMTDAMRQELGGKNIRVAYLMPGATSTEVASGISNPNWRNAIAAHVSKDGAVQPSEIGETIVFMLAMPRHVNISEITVRPTIDTTA